The following proteins are encoded in a genomic region of Glycine max cultivar Williams 82 chromosome 18, Glycine_max_v4.0, whole genome shotgun sequence:
- the LOC100781672 gene encoding uncharacterized protein isoform X1, with protein MMGDSEMTKFGLKVGKNGFPRGLDPAISKFFVQLQIVVKSQLSRLAKQDGMSLMRSVQRKGGSFSYSEAELNEQLQAWRENPSWVDKPPLIKVTVPKGSLCNLDVEVDVGLPPDAVYNIVIDPDNRRVFKNIKEVVSRKVLVDQGHRQVVDLDQAAIWKFLWWSGTISINVLVDQNRKDHSMKFMQTKAGFMKKFEGCWRVEPLFVDEAMCHPFKPVTKEDYNACTRGKGRIGSKVSLEQILQPSIVPPPPLSWYLRGITARTTEMLINDMLAETARIRGGYEAEKSKAEELQVKPGENVDLVSNTSDIKESWKLRRKNAKQSHRSLLTK; from the exons ATGATGGGTGACTCAGAGATGACAAAATTCGGCTTAAAAGTCGGGAAGAATGGGTTTCCAAGGGGACTAGATCCTGCAATATCCAAGTTTTTTGTGCAGCTCCAAATTGTTGTTAAG TCACAGCTGAGTAGATTAGCAAAACAGGATGGAATGAGTTTGATGAGATCCGTCCAAAGAAAAGGGGGGTCTTTCAGTTACTCTGAAGCTGAACTGAATGAGCAACTGCAAGCATGGAGAGAAAATCCATCTTGGGTCGACAAGCCTCCACTAATAAAG GTCACTGTTCCCAAAGGTTCTCTTTGCAACCTTGATGTAGAAGTTGATGTTGGGCTGCCCCCTGATGCAGTATATAATATAGTGATAGATCCTGACAATAGGCGAGTTTTCAAAAATATCAAA GAAGTGGTATCCAGAAAAGTTTTGGTTGATCAGGGTCATAGGCAAGTGGTTGATCTTGACCAAGCAGCCATTTGGAAATTTCTTTGGTGGTCCGGGACTATATCGATTAATGTTTTGGTAGATCAAAACAGAAAAGACCACTCT ATGAAGTTCATGCAAACCAAGGCTGGATTCATGAAAAAATTTGAGGGCTGCTGGAGGGTAGAGCCTTTATTTGTTGATGAAGCAATGTGCCATCCCTTTAAGCCGGTGACGAAGGAAGACTATAATGCATGTACAAGAGGCAAAGGAAGAATTGGATCTAAAGTTAGCCTGGAACAAATACTTCAGCCATCCATTGTCCCTCCCCCTCCCCTATCATGGTATTTGAGGGGAATTACTGCCCGGACAACTGAGATGCTTATAAACGATATGCTTGCAGAAACTGCTAGAATCAGAGGTGGATATGAGGCTGAAAAGTCTAAGGCAGAGGAGCTTCAGGTAAAACCTGGTGAAAATGTGGACCTGGTTTCTAACACAAGTGACATTAAAGAAAGCTGGAAATTGCGTAGAAAAAATGCAAAGCAGAGTCACAGAAGCCTTCTGACCAAGTGA
- the LOC100781672 gene encoding uncharacterized protein isoform X2 — MMGDSEMTKFGLKVGKNGFPRGLDPAISKFFVQLQIVVKSQLSRLAKQDGMSLMRSVQRKGGSFSYSEAELNEQLQAWRENPSWVDKPPLIKVTVPKGSLCNLDVEVDVGLPPDAVYNIVIDPDNRRVFKNIKMKFMQTKAGFMKKFEGCWRVEPLFVDEAMCHPFKPVTKEDYNACTRGKGRIGSKVSLEQILQPSIVPPPPLSWYLRGITARTTEMLINDMLAETARIRGGYEAEKSKAEELQVKPGENVDLVSNTSDIKESWKLRRKNAKQSHRSLLTK, encoded by the exons ATGATGGGTGACTCAGAGATGACAAAATTCGGCTTAAAAGTCGGGAAGAATGGGTTTCCAAGGGGACTAGATCCTGCAATATCCAAGTTTTTTGTGCAGCTCCAAATTGTTGTTAAG TCACAGCTGAGTAGATTAGCAAAACAGGATGGAATGAGTTTGATGAGATCCGTCCAAAGAAAAGGGGGGTCTTTCAGTTACTCTGAAGCTGAACTGAATGAGCAACTGCAAGCATGGAGAGAAAATCCATCTTGGGTCGACAAGCCTCCACTAATAAAG GTCACTGTTCCCAAAGGTTCTCTTTGCAACCTTGATGTAGAAGTTGATGTTGGGCTGCCCCCTGATGCAGTATATAATATAGTGATAGATCCTGACAATAGGCGAGTTTTCAAAAATATCAAA ATGAAGTTCATGCAAACCAAGGCTGGATTCATGAAAAAATTTGAGGGCTGCTGGAGGGTAGAGCCTTTATTTGTTGATGAAGCAATGTGCCATCCCTTTAAGCCGGTGACGAAGGAAGACTATAATGCATGTACAAGAGGCAAAGGAAGAATTGGATCTAAAGTTAGCCTGGAACAAATACTTCAGCCATCCATTGTCCCTCCCCCTCCCCTATCATGGTATTTGAGGGGAATTACTGCCCGGACAACTGAGATGCTTATAAACGATATGCTTGCAGAAACTGCTAGAATCAGAGGTGGATATGAGGCTGAAAAGTCTAAGGCAGAGGAGCTTCAGGTAAAACCTGGTGAAAATGTGGACCTGGTTTCTAACACAAGTGACATTAAAGAAAGCTGGAAATTGCGTAGAAAAAATGCAAAGCAGAGTCACAGAAGCCTTCTGACCAAGTGA
- the LOC100782208 gene encoding pantothenate kinase 1 → MDLREGQTQPILDPNQPSHVYHLALDIGGSLAKLVYFTKDDDHLVDGEEGISHRKAFEKSNGSKQYPVLNGRLNFKKFETSKINDCIEFIKSMKLHIGGSQPQENPGSQSIAIKATGGGAYKYADLFKERLGIIFDKEDEMDCLVAGANFLLEVVHQEAFTYMGDQKQFVQIDQNDLYPYLLVNIGSGVGMIKVEGEGKFERVSGTSIGGGTFWGLGKLLTECKSFDELLDLSYRGNNRAVDMLVGDIYGGMDYSKIGLSSTAIASSFGKAISDNKEREDYKPEDIARSLLRMISNNIGQISYLNALRFGMKRIFFGGFFIRRHPFTMDTLSVAVNFWSKGEAKAMFLRHEGFLGGVGAFMSSDKHGLKELLAHQVVQRSLSKLSFAVDKILHGSPDGDFNGDESIECSVYAA, encoded by the exons ATGGATCTCAGAGAGGGTCAAACTCAACCAATTTTGGATCCTAACCAACCCTCTCATGTATATCATCTGGCTTTGGATATTGGAG GATCTCTTGCCAAGTTAGTATACTTCACAAAAGATGATGATCATTTGGTTGATGGCGAGGAGGGAATATCTCATAGAAAGGCTTTTGAAAAATCCAATGGCAGTAAGCAATATCCTGTTCTAAATGGGAGGctcaattttaagaaatttgaaaCAAGCAAGATAAATGATTGTATAGAGTTTATCAAGTCCATGAAACTTCACATTGGAG GTAGTCAGCCACAAGAAAATCCTGGAAGTCAGTCAATAGCTATTAAG GCCACAGGTGGTGGGGCGTACAAATATGCAGACCTTTTCAAGGAAAGACTGGGAATCATTTTTGACAAGGAAGATGAAATGGATTGTCTTGTTGCAGGAGCAAATTTTCTTCTTGAG GTGGTTCACCAGGAAGCATTTACCTATATGGGTGATCAAAAGCAATTTGTGCAGATTGATCAGAATGATCTGTATCCCTATCTTCTTGTTAATATTGGATCTGGTGTTGGCATGATTAAG GTGGAAGGAGAGGGAAAATTTGAGCGAGTTAGTGGAACAAGTATAGGCGGAGGCACTTTCTGGGGTTTAggaaagcttttaactgaatgcAAGAG TTTTGATGAGCTGCTGGATTTAAGTTATCGGGGGAACAATAGAGCGGTAGATATGCTTGTTGGAGATATTTATGGTGGAATGGACTATTCAAAG ATAGGTCTTTCATCCACTGCAATAGCTTCTAGTTTTGGAAAGGCAATTTCTGATAATAAGGAGCGTGAAGATTACAAACCTGAAGATATTGCTCGATCTCTTCTAAGAATGATCTCAAATAATATTGGACAG ATCTCTTACTTAAATGCCCTTCGCTTTGGGATGAAGAGGATTTTTTTTGGTGGATTTTTTATTCGGAGGCACCCTTTTACTATGGACACATTATCTGTTGCTGTTAATTTCTG GTCTAAAGGTGAGGCTAAGGCAATGTTTTTGCGGCATGAAGGGTTTCTAGGAGGTGTAGGCGCTTTCATGAGTTCTGACAAACATGGCCTCAAGGAATTATTGGCCCATCAAGTGGTGCAAAGAAGTCTCAGCAAGTTATCCTTTGCCGTGGATAAAATATTGCATGGTTCACCAGATGGAGACTTTAATGGAGATGAAAGTATAGAGTGCAGTGTATATGCAGCTTAG